Proteins co-encoded in one Callospermophilus lateralis isolate mCalLat2 chromosome 2, mCalLat2.hap1, whole genome shotgun sequence genomic window:
- the Prg3 gene encoding proteoglycan 3 gives MKHPLHLALLLLGTVSALYLENDAPHLESLKTETDLDQDPDGSGEQKGELALTEEVIQVEGDEVKTSGYEEASEDEGTVESGPPPLEQNLLCPKEEDTVQIQGDSGCKTCRYLLVQTPKTFSQAQNVCRRCYQGNLVSIHNYNFNYHVHCLASKINQAQIWIGGVLRGWFLWKKFCWTDGSSWNFAYWASGQPGCSGGHCVTLCSKDGHWRRAPCHRQLPFVCSF, from the exons ATGAAACACCCCCTGCACCTAGCCCTTCTCCTGCTGGGGACAGTTTCTGCTCTTTACCTGG AAAATGATGCCCCCCATCTGGAGAGCCTCAAGACAGAGACAGACCTGGATCAGGATCCAGATGGCTCAGGGGAGCAGAAGGGAGAGTTGGCCCTGACTGAAGAGGTGATTCAAGTAGAGGGCGATGAGGTCAAGACTTCAGGGTATGAAGAAGCCTCTGAAGATGAGGGGACTGTGGAGTCAGGCCCACCTCCTTTAGAGCAGAACTTGCTATGCCCCAAGGAAGAGGATACTGTTCAAATTCAGGGAGATTCTGGGTGCAAAACCTGTCGCTATCTGCTGGTACAAACTCCAAAGACATTTTCTCAAGCTCAG AATGTTTGCAGGAGATGCTACCAAGGCAACCTTGTCTCCATTCACAACTACAATTTCAACTATCATGTTCATTGTTTGGCCAGTAAGATAAACCAGGCCCAGATCTGGATTGGAGGCGTCCTCAGGGGCTGG TTCCTGTGGAAGAAGTTTTGCTGGACTGATGGAAGCTCCTGGAATTTTGCATATTGGGCCTCAGGGCAACCTGGGTGTTCAGGAGGCCACTGTGTGACCCTGTGTTCTAAAG ATGGCCACTGGCGACGAGCTCCGTGCCATAGGCAGCTGCCCTTCGTCTGCTCCTTCTGA